In Bacillota bacterium, a genomic segment contains:
- a CDS encoding quinate 5-dehydrogenase, translating to MKRVVSISLGSSRRDHQAEVQFNGVRFQVERRGTDGDMKKMIAMVSELDGKVDAFGLGGIDLYVGTPGRRYIFRDAKNIVKAARKTPVVDGSGLKNTLERNTIKYLAEKLGWSFAEKKVLLISALDRWGMAETLAQYGSSLLIGDFMFTLGLPFPIRKLKTIDRVARILAPLVVQLPFSIVYPTGKKQDSSDGRLARYFNDKDIIAGDFNYIYKHMPRNMEGLKLITNTVTATDIDELRSRGVKTLVTTTPALNGRSFGTNVMEAVLVAYAGRDSELSPEEYNRLLAELKFVPRVEDLS from the coding sequence ATGAAGCGAGTCGTGAGTATCAGTTTAGGTTCCAGTCGCAGAGATCACCAGGCCGAAGTCCAATTTAACGGGGTTCGTTTCCAGGTGGAACGCCGGGGCACCGATGGCGACATGAAAAAAATGATTGCCATGGTTTCTGAATTGGATGGAAAGGTGGATGCCTTTGGTCTAGGCGGTATTGATCTCTATGTAGGAACCCCGGGACGACGCTATATTTTTCGCGACGCCAAGAACATTGTCAAGGCAGCCAGGAAGACGCCGGTGGTGGATGGCAGCGGGCTGAAAAATACGCTTGAGCGCAACACCATCAAGTACTTGGCGGAAAAGTTGGGTTGGTCATTCGCCGAAAAAAAAGTGTTACTAATTAGCGCCTTGGACCGGTGGGGCATGGCGGAGACACTTGCCCAGTATGGGAGCAGTCTTTTGATCGGCGATTTCATGTTCACCCTTGGTTTGCCCTTTCCGATTCGAAAATTGAAGACAATTGACCGGGTTGCCCGGATTCTGGCGCCGCTCGTTGTGCAATTGCCTTTTAGTATCGTTTACCCCACAGGAAAAAAACAAGACTCCAGTGACGGTCGATTGGCCCGTTACTTTAATGACAAGGACATAATTGCCGGAGATTTTAACTATATATATAAACATATGCCCCGGAACATGGAGGGTTTGAAGTTAATTACCAACACTGTCACCGCAACAGATATCGATGAACTCCGGAGCCGGGGTGTAAAGACGTTGGTCACCACTACGCCGGCACTAAATGGTCGCTCCTTTGGCACCAATGTCATGGAGGCTGTTCTGGTCGCTTATGCTGGGCGCGACTCTGAGCTATCACCGGAAGAATATAACCGGCTGCTGGCTGAGTTAAAATTTGTGCCGCGGGTGGAAGACCTCTCTTAG
- the nadC gene encoding carboxylating nicotinate-nucleotide diphosphorylase, translated as MFNPQLDQKLLSFLAEDLGSGDVTSRCFPDPGTRTGWYTARRQGVIAGLPFARRLFELMNVDTWHSLVGEGETVEAGARIARVEGPGDVLLQVERLSLNLIQRLSGIATKTRQLVRLISGTKTRVTDTRKTAPGLRYFDKYAVRAGGGFNHRWGLYDAVLIKDNHIKLAGGIANALECARQMNGHAVKIEVEAESLAQVEQALAGSADIIMLDNMSPELVARAVGIVNGRAITEASGNIDATNIVDYARAGVDYISIGALTHTVTALDIGFDLDQPKT; from the coding sequence GTGTTCAACCCCCAGTTGGATCAGAAATTATTGAGTTTCTTGGCGGAAGATTTGGGAAGTGGCGATGTGACCAGTCGTTGTTTCCCCGACCCTGGAACTCGTACCGGTTGGTATACGGCCCGGAGGCAGGGCGTAATTGCCGGCCTGCCCTTTGCCCGCCGTTTGTTCGAGTTGATGAATGTCGATACCTGGCATAGTCTGGTCGGGGAAGGTGAAACAGTAGAGGCTGGAGCCCGAATTGCCCGTGTCGAGGGGCCGGGAGATGTGCTTCTGCAGGTGGAACGATTGTCACTGAACCTAATACAACGCCTTAGCGGTATTGCCACAAAGACGCGGCAGTTGGTGAGATTGATCTCCGGGACCAAAACACGGGTTACTGACACCCGTAAGACCGCCCCGGGCTTGCGTTATTTTGACAAATATGCCGTCCGGGCCGGCGGCGGTTTCAATCACCGCTGGGGACTATATGACGCTGTTCTGATTAAAGACAATCATATTAAATTGGCTGGCGGAATTGCCAATGCTCTGGAATGTGCTCGGCAAATGAACGGCCATGCTGTAAAGATTGAAGTGGAGGCGGAATCACTTGCCCAGGTTGAGCAGGCGTTGGCTGGCAGCGCCGATATCATCATGCTGGATAACATGAGCCCGGAGCTTGTGGCCCGGGCAGTCGGGATAGTGAACGGCCGGGCAATAACAGAGGCTTCTGGGAATATTGATGCAACGAATATTGTGGACTATGCCCGGGCAGGTGTCGATTATATTTCTATTGGCGCTCTCACTCATACAGTGACCGCGCTGGACATTGGCTTTGATCTGGATCAGCCAAAAACTTAG
- a CDS encoding CPBP family intramembrane metalloprotease, which produces MIRALFDNPVSRTFIALTFALVSVLLAFGLYVTSPASFGVPNAGLNTSTIYYFADDWSVSFDYLDLEVPRGSLVVPGYNEGRVNAVLIISGDDAPGRFNLSLPQEHRGELPDTITSGTDQILLLIENNDYVNVIRDSGDTILLRADETDVPTRYLENQLEQARDLLSRYEMFGFTNYLPPTQEMVLLQIWTQRMGVVTYYEDQTVHVSGMNFDVEFQHPELEQPFYPPQGFPERVALYGILLWLGAMSIIAFVTGGLDMKALPVKGEYNPFHTIAGLLGAFIAAWGLHLYDVHFHPSQFWLAIVWTLPLALVGFWMYQARLPLSYPGISKRGLVHAVILAAVVTAFVTLGTTTRIPVGIDWHAGLFFSSLVAIVFREAFLRGFCQRVLSHWLTPWAGLLITSVIWALITASVDIGVMNHQVVLLLLSRGGQSLLVGYSYHRTGNIFAPGILATLLELAPQMLVF; this is translated from the coding sequence ATGATTAGAGCACTGTTTGACAATCCTGTATCCCGAACCTTTATTGCACTCACATTTGCCTTGGTCTCTGTCCTACTTGCCTTTGGCTTGTATGTCACCTCCCCTGCCAGTTTCGGCGTTCCCAATGCGGGTTTAAACACAAGCACCATCTACTACTTCGCTGATGACTGGAGCGTTAGCTTTGATTACTTAGACCTAGAAGTTCCCCGGGGCAGCCTGGTGGTTCCGGGGTATAATGAGGGACGGGTAAATGCAGTTCTGATTATTTCCGGCGATGACGCGCCGGGACGCTTTAACCTCTCTCTGCCCCAGGAACACCGGGGCGAACTGCCAGACACAATCACTTCCGGCACCGATCAAATACTGCTTTTGATTGAAAACAACGATTATGTCAATGTAATCCGAGATAGCGGCGATACAATTTTGTTACGCGCTGACGAAACCGATGTCCCCACTCGATATCTGGAAAACCAGCTTGAACAGGCCAGAGATTTGCTCAGCCGGTATGAGATGTTTGGTTTTACCAATTATCTGCCTCCCACCCAGGAGATGGTGCTGCTGCAAATATGGACCCAACGTATGGGAGTGGTGACTTACTACGAAGACCAAACTGTCCACGTGTCTGGCATGAACTTTGATGTGGAGTTCCAGCACCCGGAGCTGGAACAACCTTTTTATCCTCCCCAGGGGTTTCCTGAGCGAGTGGCCCTCTACGGTATCCTGCTTTGGTTGGGCGCGATGTCCATTATTGCTTTTGTAACTGGAGGCCTGGACATGAAAGCTTTACCTGTCAAGGGCGAGTACAATCCCTTTCACACCATCGCAGGGTTATTGGGCGCATTTATTGCCGCCTGGGGCTTACATCTCTATGATGTCCACTTCCACCCCTCTCAATTTTGGCTTGCTATTGTTTGGACATTACCCCTGGCGCTGGTTGGTTTTTGGATGTATCAGGCACGTCTACCCTTAAGTTATCCGGGTATCAGCAAACGAGGACTTGTCCATGCGGTTATCCTCGCCGCTGTCGTTACAGCCTTTGTCACTCTCGGTACAACAACAAGAATCCCCGTTGGTATTGACTGGCATGCGGGCTTGTTTTTTTCATCGCTGGTAGCGATTGTTTTCCGGGAAGCATTTTTGCGTGGTTTTTGCCAGCGTGTGCTGTCCCATTGGCTTACGCCCTGGGCCGGACTTCTGATAACATCAGTCATCTGGGCTCTAATCACTGCCTCTGTTGATATCGGCGTTATGAATCATCAAGTGGTATTACTTCTTCTGTCCCGAGGCGGTCAGTCGCTTCTGGTCGGCTACAGCTACCACCGAACGGGAAACATCTTTGCCCCGGGAATCCTCGCCACTCTTCTGGAGCTGGCGCCGCAGATGCTGGTGTTCTAA
- a CDS encoding helix-turn-helix domain-containing protein produces the protein MEIIRIGEKTISRWQIDALITKVLELRSQGLSQQEAAQKLSIDRTFISRLESIGEVRKGPDLAVVGFPVANRAELEDICRKYGVDWWLFFSEKERLDFVEQKSGLQLFNDVMDLLTRVRSFSTIVVLGSTSRIKIIEALLDTRVVGFPIGESPLTRDVVADTNQFEQVIRSLSAKGGPK, from the coding sequence GTGGAAATAATCCGTATTGGTGAAAAGACCATCAGCCGTTGGCAAATTGATGCTTTAATTACCAAAGTACTTGAACTGCGCAGTCAGGGCCTGTCACAGCAGGAAGCGGCACAAAAACTCTCCATCGACCGGACGTTTATCTCTCGCCTGGAGAGCATTGGCGAGGTCCGCAAGGGGCCGGATTTGGCCGTGGTTGGTTTCCCTGTGGCCAACAGGGCTGAGTTGGAGGATATCTGCCGCAAATATGGGGTGGATTGGTGGTTGTTTTTTAGCGAGAAAGAGCGCTTAGACTTTGTTGAGCAAAAATCAGGTTTGCAACTTTTTAATGACGTCATGGACCTGTTGACCCGTGTCCGTTCGTTCTCCACAATTGTTGTCCTTGGTTCCACCAGTCGCATTAAAATAATCGAAGCGCTTTTGGATACGCGGGTTGTGGGATTCCCAATAGGAGAATCGCCATTGACCCGGGATGTGGTCGCCGATACTAATCAATTTGAGCAGGTAATCCGGTCTCTAAGCGCAAAGGGGGGACCTAAATGA
- the nadA gene encoding quinolinate synthase NadA, translated as MGNYSHIQGEITRLKIERNALILAHYYQRPEIQDIADFVGDSFGLSQKAARTDAEVIVFCGVHFMAESAYILAPDKTVLLPEPEAGCPMADMADVEELRQLKARYPDAAVVSYVNTSAAVKAESDICCTSANVLSVVRSRPEDKIIYTPDRNMGKFIADQTEKEIIPWSGYCYTHDRLRAEDIEVARRQNPDAVVMVHPECSPEVVAVADYATGTSGMLKLAREHKALTFIVGTEMGLKHALKKEAPEKKFVFPSKHLLCANMKLNTLEKVLVSLQTLEPQITVPEPILQGARSALDKMLQVT; from the coding sequence ATGGGCAATTATTCTCATATACAAGGCGAGATCACCCGTCTGAAGATCGAACGTAACGCACTTATCCTCGCTCATTATTATCAACGTCCCGAAATCCAAGATATCGCCGATTTTGTCGGTGATTCTTTTGGACTCAGTCAAAAGGCTGCACGTACAGACGCCGAGGTCATAGTTTTTTGTGGCGTTCATTTCATGGCGGAAAGCGCTTATATTTTGGCTCCTGATAAAACAGTTTTATTGCCAGAACCGGAGGCCGGTTGTCCAATGGCAGATATGGCAGATGTGGAGGAGCTGAGGCAACTAAAAGCCAGATACCCGGATGCGGCAGTGGTAAGTTATGTAAACACCAGCGCCGCAGTCAAGGCTGAATCTGACATTTGCTGCACGTCTGCCAATGTCCTGTCGGTGGTTAGATCCCGACCTGAAGATAAGATTATCTATACGCCAGACAGAAATATGGGCAAGTTTATTGCTGACCAGACAGAAAAGGAAATCATCCCGTGGTCGGGCTATTGTTATACCCATGACCGTTTGCGGGCAGAAGATATCGAAGTAGCCCGCCGGCAAAATCCGGATGCAGTTGTGATGGTCCATCCTGAATGTTCACCGGAGGTTGTCGCTGTAGCCGACTATGCCACAGGGACCAGTGGCATGCTGAAACTTGCCCGTGAACATAAGGCCCTTACTTTTATCGTTGGAACAGAAATGGGACTTAAGCATGCGCTCAAAAAGGAGGCGCCGGAAAAGAAGTTTGTGTTTCCCAGCAAGCATCTACTCTGTGCAAACATGAAGCTGAATACTTTGGAAAAGGTTCTCGTGAGTTTGCAAACCCTGGAGCCGCAGATAACAGTACCGGAGCCAATCCTGCAGGGAGCCCGGAGCGCTCTGGACAAGATGCTGCAAGTTACTTAG
- a CDS encoding CoA-binding protein yields MTRAEQFIKLQTWAVVGASTVEEKFGFKITKRLLSAGKQVYPVNPKPGVVCGIELYPNLDALPELPDIVDVVVPPAVARQVVEECGRLGIKRIWFQPGTRSPEAMARCAELGIEAVDDSCVLVELDKLGF; encoded by the coding sequence ATGACCCGTGCAGAGCAATTTATAAAACTGCAAACCTGGGCGGTGGTTGGCGCTTCAACAGTCGAGGAGAAGTTTGGCTTTAAAATTACAAAACGGTTGTTATCTGCCGGCAAACAGGTCTATCCCGTTAATCCCAAACCCGGTGTGGTCTGCGGTATAGAACTCTATCCGAATTTAGACGCGTTACCGGAATTACCTGATATTGTCGACGTGGTGGTGCCGCCGGCCGTTGCCCGCCAGGTGGTGGAGGAGTGCGGGCGCCTGGGAATCAAAAGAATTTGGTTTCAACCGGGAACCCGTTCCCCCGAAGCGATGGCTCGCTGCGCTGAGCTAGGTATTGAGGCTGTGGACGACAGCTGCGTATTGGTGGAGCTTGACAAACTGGGTTTTTAG
- the greA gene encoding transcription elongation factor GreA: MNNKEVILTPDGFKRLEDELEFLRTARRKEVAERIKVAIGFGDISENSEYEDAKKEQAFVEGRILTLEKMLRNARVLDDDEITTETVSLGATVMLKDLEYDEEIEYVLVSSAEADPAQSKISIESPVGKAIIGHPVGDVVEVNVPAGTLKYEIMAIRK; the protein is encoded by the coding sequence TTGAATAATAAAGAAGTTATACTAACTCCTGACGGGTTTAAGCGACTTGAAGATGAACTTGAATTTTTGCGCACAGCCCGCCGCAAAGAGGTGGCTGAGAGGATAAAAGTTGCCATCGGCTTTGGCGATATCAGTGAGAACTCTGAATACGAGGACGCCAAGAAGGAGCAGGCCTTTGTGGAAGGACGAATCCTGACCCTGGAAAAGATGTTGCGTAACGCACGTGTTTTGGATGATGATGAGATTACGACTGAGACTGTTAGTCTTGGGGCAACAGTAATGCTTAAAGACCTGGAGTACGACGAAGAGATTGAGTACGTCCTGGTCTCCAGCGCTGAGGCAGATCCCGCTCAAAGTAAAATCTCCATTGAATCGCCGGTGGGTAAAGCTATTATTGGTCATCCGGTAGGTGATGTGGTGGAAGTGAACGTTCCTGCTGGAACTCTAAAATACGAAATCATGGCAATACGTAAATAA
- the nadB gene encoding L-aspartate oxidase: MPVAESTVEQWDLIVVGAGLAGMYTALMVAPVGKRILLLAKGDITASNTEQAQGGIAASISEQDSPIMHTEDTLRAGAGLCEPDAVRTLAEEGKDAIQSLIDLGVPFDLARDGSGLSLTREGAHSRRRILHASGDATGRVIRETLYGKLLKLGNVTIRPHSFAISLVMNSGQCQGVVILDDNNVPRTYLAGQVVLASGGACQMFQNTTNPVVATGDGIAMAWRAGAYLMDMEFVQFHPTALMLAGAPHFLISEAVRGEGALLLNVRGERFMPNYHADAELAPRDVVARAIVTEMERTGADHVLLDLSPLADRDVSRRFPTIYTRCQEYGLCLPQDKIPVAPAAHYFIGGIHTDHRGKTNIPGLFACGEATCTGIHGANRLASNSLLEALVYGQRIASQVLATDKAKTDDKLGSLDLKPSVSGIAELRSRLRSLVWRQGGLVRSRQGLEAALSELRSMSRQLPDGLYRDPQVMEVVNMLALAQMLIEGALLREESRGGHYRRDFPESSQNCLGHWLFARESAPRFVPSRDFEP; the protein is encoded by the coding sequence ATGCCAGTGGCAGAATCAACTGTTGAGCAATGGGATTTGATTGTTGTTGGCGCTGGTCTTGCCGGCATGTACACTGCGCTGATGGTTGCCCCTGTCGGTAAGCGGATTTTGCTGCTTGCCAAAGGTGATATAACAGCGAGCAACACTGAACAGGCCCAGGGGGGAATAGCGGCCTCGATTTCCGAACAGGACTCGCCGATTATGCATACAGAGGACACGTTACGCGCTGGCGCCGGACTCTGTGAGCCGGATGCTGTACGGACGCTGGCAGAAGAAGGCAAGGACGCAATTCAAAGCCTGATTGACTTAGGCGTTCCCTTCGATTTGGCACGGGATGGCTCGGGCTTGTCCTTAACCCGTGAAGGCGCCCATAGTCGCCGACGAATCCTCCATGCCAGTGGCGATGCTACTGGTCGGGTAATCCGCGAAACCCTCTACGGGAAGCTCTTGAAACTGGGCAATGTGACAATTCGCCCGCATTCGTTTGCAATCTCTCTGGTTATGAACTCCGGGCAGTGCCAAGGCGTGGTAATTCTGGACGATAACAATGTCCCCAGGACATATTTGGCCGGGCAGGTTGTTCTGGCCAGCGGTGGCGCCTGTCAGATGTTTCAGAACACCACCAATCCTGTGGTGGCCACTGGCGACGGCATTGCCATGGCCTGGCGGGCGGGAGCATATCTGATGGATATGGAATTTGTCCAGTTTCATCCCACCGCACTGATGTTGGCCGGGGCACCGCATTTTCTTATCTCAGAGGCTGTACGCGGCGAAGGGGCACTTTTGCTGAATGTCCGGGGCGAGCGTTTTATGCCCAATTACCATGCCGATGCTGAACTAGCGCCCCGTGACGTGGTGGCCCGGGCAATTGTCACAGAAATGGAGCGGACCGGGGCAGACCATGTACTGCTTGATCTCTCACCCCTTGCCGACAGAGATGTGTCCAGGCGTTTTCCAACAATCTACACCCGCTGCCAGGAATATGGGCTTTGTTTACCGCAGGATAAGATTCCGGTGGCGCCGGCTGCACACTATTTCATTGGTGGTATACATACTGATCACAGGGGTAAGACCAATATCCCCGGCCTTTTTGCTTGTGGCGAGGCCACATGTACCGGTATCCATGGCGCCAATCGACTGGCCAGCAATTCCCTGTTGGAGGCGCTTGTCTACGGGCAGAGGATTGCGTCGCAAGTATTGGCAACTGATAAGGCCAAAACAGACGATAAATTAGGCTCTCTGGATTTAAAGCCGTCCGTGTCGGGGATAGCAGAGCTGCGCTCCCGTTTGCGCAGTCTCGTTTGGCGGCAAGGAGGCTTAGTCCGAAGTCGGCAGGGTCTGGAGGCTGCGCTCTCTGAGTTGCGGAGCATGTCCCGGCAGCTGCCGGATGGCCTATACAGAGACCCCCAGGTAATGGAGGTCGTTAATATGCTTGCTTTGGCCCAGATGCTTATTGAAGGAGCCTTGTTGCGGGAAGAAAGCAGGGGTGGTCACTATCGCCGCGATTTTCCTGAGAGCAGCCAAAATTGTCTCGGGCACTGGCTGTTCGCACGGGAATCGGCCCCCAGGTTCGTGCCTTCCAGGGATTTTGAGCCGTAA
- the dusB gene encoding tRNA dihydrouridine synthase DusB → MEKIAIGGAALPPYFMAPMAGVTDKPFRQLVREFGCGLTFTEMISAKALSYDNHRTWKMLDIAGEAPVAVQLFGSEPGVVAQAAAGAEKQGALFVDINMGCPAPKIVNNGEGAALMRNPDRARAIVAAVKEAVTVPVTVKIRAGWDEHSRNAVSFARGLEAEGASMVTVHGRTREQFYSGKAEWQVIADVRQALRVPVIGNGDIWTGEDAVAMHQHTGCQGVMAARGALGNPWLFREIASAFAGQGFKRPSVSERLNLALRHFDMQLSYRGECMGIVQMRKHLSWYLKGLPGATGMRSQIIRETDPQAVRAILLDYLERLEE, encoded by the coding sequence ATGGAGAAGATTGCTATCGGGGGCGCGGCGCTGCCCCCTTATTTTATGGCGCCAATGGCGGGAGTCACCGACAAACCTTTTCGCCAGCTGGTCAGGGAATTTGGCTGTGGCCTGACTTTTACTGAGATGATCAGCGCCAAAGCCCTGAGCTATGACAATCATCGCACTTGGAAGATGCTCGACATTGCCGGTGAGGCGCCGGTTGCTGTTCAGTTGTTTGGCAGTGAACCGGGTGTGGTTGCCCAAGCTGCCGCTGGCGCCGAAAAGCAGGGCGCGCTTTTTGTAGATATTAACATGGGATGCCCGGCCCCGAAGATTGTAAACAATGGTGAGGGGGCCGCTTTGATGCGTAATCCTGACAGGGCCAGGGCGATTGTGGCAGCCGTTAAGGAGGCAGTAACTGTGCCTGTAACTGTAAAAATCCGCGCCGGCTGGGATGAACATTCGCGTAATGCGGTTAGTTTCGCCCGCGGACTAGAGGCGGAAGGGGCCAGTATGGTGACTGTGCATGGGAGAACACGGGAACAATTTTATAGCGGTAAGGCCGAGTGGCAGGTAATCGCCGATGTACGGCAGGCGCTTAGGGTTCCTGTGATTGGGAACGGCGACATATGGACCGGTGAGGACGCCGTGGCCATGCATCAACATACAGGTTGCCAGGGGGTAATGGCGGCCCGTGGCGCTTTGGGCAATCCTTGGTTGTTCCGGGAAATTGCAAGTGCATTTGCCGGGCAGGGATTTAAGCGCCCTTCGGTTTCGGAACGGTTGAATTTGGCGCTTCGCCACTTTGATATGCAGCTCTCTTATCGGGGTGAGTGTATGGGAATTGTTCAGATGCGTAAACACCTGTCTTGGTACCTAAAGGGACTGCCTGGCGCCACCGGGATGCGCAGCCAAATAATCCGGGAAACGGACCCACAGGCCGTGCGCGCCATTCTGCTCGATTATTTGGAACGCCTGGAGGAGTAA